One Candidatus Margulisiibacteriota bacterium genomic window carries:
- a CDS encoding GIY-YIG nuclease family protein yields the protein MPYHLYILQCTNGSLYTGITNNLERRFNEHFSGKGCKYTIANPAKKMRYTEKFETRSEAAKREAQIKGWTRTKKLALIKGHKGILKTSARCKNRQK from the coding sequence ATGCCCTACCACCTTTATATCCTGCAATGCACCAACGGATCACTTTATACCGGAATAACAAATAACCTTGAAAGAAGGTTCAATGAGCATTTTTCCGGCAAAGGCTGCAAATATACCATTGCCAACCCCGCCAAAAAGATGAGATATACAGAGAAATTTGAAACCCGCAGTGAAGCGGCAAAAAGAGAAGCGCAGATAAAGGGCTGGACAAGGACAAAGAAGCTTGCTTTGATCAAAGGACATAAGGGAATACTTAAAACTTCCGCAAGATGTAAAAACAGGCAGAAATAA
- a CDS encoding Fur family transcriptional regulator, translated as MRKKRSTGRITHEQNPLSGHGLKLTPQRTAIYDLIKDSRQHPCAEQVYRSVKKQLPNISFDTVYRTLQSFSEAGLINAVENHGRNQRFDPRTEQHHHFHCINCRKIVDFDCKEFDSLLAQKQMQKGFKIIRRRVVFEGLCKDCQKERRKTDTARGPKTNSIKRSS; from the coding sequence ATGCGCAAAAAGAGGTCAACAGGCCGAATAACGCACGAACAAAACCCCCTGTCCGGACACGGGCTTAAACTGACCCCTCAGCGGACAGCCATTTACGATCTGATCAAGGACTCCAGGCAGCATCCTTGTGCGGAGCAGGTGTATAGATCGGTCAAAAAACAGCTCCCCAATATCTCATTTGACACGGTATACAGGACCCTGCAAAGCTTTTCGGAAGCCGGTCTTATAAACGCCGTAGAAAACCACGGCAGGAACCAAAGATTTGATCCCAGGACAGAGCAGCACCACCATTTCCACTGTATAAACTGCCGCAAGATAGTGGATTTTGACTGCAAAGAGTTTGACAGCCTGCTGGCACAAAAACAGATGCAAAAAGGGTTCAAGATAATTAGAAGGCGGGTAGTGTTCGAGGGTTTGTGCAAAGACTGTCAAAAAGAAAGGAGAAAAACCGACACGGCCCGCGGCCCAAAGACCAATAGCATAAAAAGGAGTTCTTGA
- a CDS encoding DNA-processing protein DprA has translation MCHFVGVVGSRSLPVRFAPLVDQVVAAFLSRGYSVASGGAVGADQFALSAVLRQGASARGVVYSAWASVSGFPSSTQADIGRFIAAGGQVVWGSASAGSPRPVAVSALLGRNRRLVSGSSVVVAFLHGASRGSLYTVRQAVSRGVPVIVFLCGGGASLPPDLAYRCHVFNTRGVI, from the coding sequence ATGTGTCATTTTGTTGGTGTTGTCGGGTCCCGTTCTCTTCCGGTCCGTTTTGCTCCGCTCGTTGATCAGGTTGTGGCTGCTTTTCTGTCCCGTGGTTATTCTGTGGCTTCCGGTGGTGCCGTGGGCGCTGATCAGTTTGCTTTGTCTGCGGTTCTGCGTCAGGGGGCTTCTGCCCGCGGTGTTGTTTATTCTGCCTGGGCTTCTGTTTCGGGTTTTCCTTCTTCCACGCAGGCTGATATTGGGCGTTTCATTGCGGCCGGTGGTCAGGTTGTCTGGGGTTCTGCTTCTGCCGGTTCTCCTCGTCCTGTCGCTGTTTCTGCTCTTCTTGGCCGCAATAGGCGTTTGGTTTCCGGGTCCTCTGTTGTTGTGGCTTTTCTCCATGGCGCTTCACGCGGTTCTCTCTACACGGTTCGTCAGGCTGTTTCCCGGGGTGTTCCGGTCATTGTGTTTCTCTGCGGCGGCGGGGCTTCGCTTCCGCCTGATCTGGCCTACCGTTGTCATGTCTTTAATACAAGGGGGGTGATCTAG
- a CDS encoding site-specific DNA-methyltransferase — MDASTPTKTTFKRKTEIDEFFGQKQFKGKVFDSQKQQDSSQPHLYYEHPNGKIFIGDCLDVMKGLDSDSIDLIFADPPYNIKKADWDRFNSQQDYLNWSIKWIKEAARILKKMGSLYVCGFSEILADIKSPAMQYFDNCRWIVWHYKNKANLTNEWGRSHESILHFRKSKDFIFNVDEVRIPYSDHTLKYPEHPQALTSQYGNGKQHLWEPNPNGAKPKDVLEIPTTCNGMHEKTPHPTQKPEELLRKIISASSNQNDLIFDPFLGSGTTAVCSEQLKRRWIGCDISSEYLEWVVNRIELVEDWPIEHWRQYDFENLKRRNSIR, encoded by the coding sequence ATGGATGCATCGACGCCGACAAAGACAACTTTTAAACGCAAGACAGAAATCGATGAGTTTTTTGGTCAAAAACAATTCAAGGGGAAGGTGTTTGATAGTCAGAAACAACAAGACTCATCTCAGCCTCACCTTTACTATGAACATCCAAATGGCAAAATATTTATAGGTGACTGTCTAGACGTGATGAAAGGATTGGATAGTGATTCGATCGATTTAATTTTTGCTGACCCACCTTACAATATTAAGAAAGCTGATTGGGATCGCTTTAATTCTCAGCAAGACTATCTTAATTGGTCCATAAAATGGATAAAAGAAGCTGCAAGAATTTTAAAAAAAATGGGTTCGTTATATGTATGTGGATTTTCTGAAATACTTGCCGACATAAAGTCTCCAGCAATGCAATATTTTGATAATTGCCGGTGGATCGTCTGGCACTATAAAAATAAAGCAAACTTAACAAACGAATGGGGAAGATCACATGAAAGTATTTTGCATTTCAGGAAAAGCAAGGATTTTATATTTAATGTTGATGAAGTGCGAATCCCATATTCTGATCATACATTAAAATATCCTGAGCACCCCCAGGCATTAACCAGCCAATATGGAAATGGCAAACAACATTTATGGGAACCAAACCCAAATGGAGCAAAGCCAAAAGATGTTTTAGAGATACCAACCACCTGTAATGGAATGCATGAAAAAACACCACACCCGACACAAAAGCCAGAAGAACTCTTAAGAAAGATAATTTCCGCATCCTCAAATCAAAACGATTTAATATTTGATCCATTTCTTGGTTCGGGTACAACCGCTGTATGCTCAGAACAATTGAAGAGGAGATGGATTGGCTGTGATATTTCGTCTGAATATTTAGAATGGGTAGTAAATAGAATTGAACTCGTGGAGGATTGGCCGATTGAGCACTGGAGACAATATGACTTCGAAAATCTTAAACGGAGAAATTCCATTAGATGA